CATCGCGTCATGGCTCTGATTGAGGATGTACACACTCTGCGCGCTCAGAATCAGGATCAACAGCGAGAACGCCGCCAGAACCAGCCCCCAACTTACTTTGACCGTCATGTTATCCAGTACTTTCACGATGGTTATCTCACTCGTCTCGTAGAGACCCTGAACAGCTCTTATTCACCAACGCGCTCGACGATGGCCAGTTCCTCGCTGGTGAGCAGTCTCTCGATGTCCACCAGTACCAGCATGCGTTCCTCCAGATTGCCGAGCCCATGGATGTAATCCAGAGGCAGGCTGATACCGAACTCCGGCGGCGGTTTGATCTGCTCGGCGGTCAAGGTCATTACGTCCGACACCTGATCCACCACGATACCCACCACGCGGGTACCGATATTGATCACGATCACCACCGTCTGCTGGGTATAGTCGGCATTGGCCAGACGGAATTTCAGGCGCAAATCGACAATCGGCACGATCACGCCACGCAGGTTGGCCACCCCCTTGATGAAATCCGGCGCATTGGCGATGCGGGTGACGTTTTCGTAACCCCGGATCTCCTGGACCTTGAGAATGTCGATGGCGTACTCCTCGTCACCCAGGGAGAACACCAGGAATTCGCGGCTGCTGATCTCGGCGGCTTTCTTGACGGGATTGACGGAAACCAGGTTGCTCATGATGCGGAAACCTCCTTGGAGGAAAGAACAGTGGAGTTTCGAGCGACCGCGTCACTCGCTTTCTTGCTTTGGCTGAGACGGTGCAGGTCGGGGATATCCAGAATCAGCGCGACGCTGCCGTCACCGAGAATGGTTGCGGCGGACACCCCGGGAACCTTGCGGTAATTGGTTTCCAGATTCTTGACCACCACTTGCTGCTGGCCCACCAGTTCGTCCACCAGCAGGGCATAGCGGCGCCCCTCGCCCTGCACGATAACAACGATGGCCGAGGTCGGATCGGTCACCGCGCCGGACACCTCCATGGCATGGTGCAATGCCACCAACGGTAGATAGTCCTCACGCACTTTCAGCAGCACATCGCCGCCGGCCATGGTGTAGAGGTCATCGGCACGCGGCTGCAGCGATTCGATCACCGCGCTGACCGGGAGAATGAAGGTCTCCTCACCGACCCGCACCGACATGCCGTCAAGAATGGCCAGGGTCAACGGCAGTACGATGCGGGTGCGGGTGCCCTGGCCGGCTTCGGAGATCACATCCACATGGCCGCCCATGGCCTGGATATTTCGCTTGACCACATCCATTCCGACCCCACGGCCGGAGACGTCACTGACGGCCTCTGCGGTGGAGAAGCCCGGCGCGAAGATCAATTGCCAGACTTCCTCGTCACTCATGTTGTCGGACACCGGCAGTCCATTGCTGCGGGCCTTGGCAAGAATCCGCTCGCGATCCAGGCCGGCACCGTCATCGCTCACCTCAATGAGAATATTGCCGCCCTGGTGCTGGGCGGAGAGCGTGAGGCGGCCGGTGCCCGGCTTGCCGGCGGCGGCACGAAGCTCCGGCGTTTCCAGGCCATGATCCAGGCTGTTGCGCACCAGGTGCGTGAGAGGGTCGATGATGCGTTCAGTGAGGCTCTTATCCAGCTCAGTGGATTTGCCCTCGGTAATCAGTTCCACATCCTTGCCCAGCTTGCCGGCCAGGTCGCGCACCAGACGCGGGAAACGGCTGAACACATAGTCCATCGGCACCATTCGCACGGACATCACCGCTTCCTGAAGATCCCGGGCGGTACGCTGCAAAAGGCTGAGGCCGGAGGCGAAGCCGGCATCGCCGGTGAACTCGGAATCCTCCACCACCTGATTGAGCATCGACTGGGTAATGATCAGTTCGCCCACCAGATTGATGATGTGATCGACCTTGGCCACCGGCACCCGGATCGAGGAATTTGCGCCGCCGTCACGGCTGTCGACGGCCGGTCGCGCGGCGCTTTTCGTTTCGGCCTTGGGTTGCGGCTCCGGTGTTTTCACCGGCACCGGCAGTTGCTCCGGGGGAATACTGCGAATGTCCAGTTGCTCCGGCTCGACGATGAAACACATCACCGCCTCGATGTCGTCAGCGCTGGCGGTGGACTTCATCAGCACTTCGTAGCGGTCGTCTTCACCTCGCGTTTCCAGCACATCGCCAAGCTGGCCCAACTCCTCGATGAGCAGTTTCCGGTCGCTTTCCGACACACCCAGCAGAGCCACGCTCAGGGATTGTCCGGTCCCGCCACTGGCCGGCGGCGGCGTGG
This sequence is a window from Alloalcanivorax dieselolei B5. Protein-coding genes within it:
- a CDS encoding chemotaxis protein CheW, which encodes MSNLVSVNPVKKAAEISSREFLVFSLGDEEYAIDILKVQEIRGYENVTRIANAPDFIKGVANLRGVIVPIVDLRLKFRLANADYTQQTVVIVINIGTRVVGIVVDQVSDVMTLTAEQIKPPPEFGISLPLDYIHGLGNLEERMLVLVDIERLLTSEELAIVERVGE
- the cheA gene encoding chemotaxis protein CheA — protein: MDISDFYSTFFEEAEELLGDMEAHLLALDVDNPDMEQLNAIFRAAHSIKGGAGTFGFEALQRTTHLLENLLDYTRRGELTLRRDIVDTFLEAKDMLHDQLDAYRQGVEPDAEAMARICEVLQKLALEEIGEPAGDVAPATTVAPSTPPPASGGTGQSLSVALLGVSESDRKLLIEELGQLGDVLETRGEDDRYEVLMKSTASADDIEAVMCFIVEPEQLDIRSIPPEQLPVPVKTPEPQPKAETKSAARPAVDSRDGGANSSIRVPVAKVDHIINLVGELIITQSMLNQVVEDSEFTGDAGFASGLSLLQRTARDLQEAVMSVRMVPMDYVFSRFPRLVRDLAGKLGKDVELITEGKSTELDKSLTERIIDPLTHLVRNSLDHGLETPELRAAAGKPGTGRLTLSAQHQGGNILIEVSDDGAGLDRERILAKARSNGLPVSDNMSDEEVWQLIFAPGFSTAEAVSDVSGRGVGMDVVKRNIQAMGGHVDVISEAGQGTRTRIVLPLTLAILDGMSVRVGEETFILPVSAVIESLQPRADDLYTMAGGDVLLKVREDYLPLVALHHAMEVSGAVTDPTSAIVVIVQGEGRRYALLVDELVGQQQVVVKNLETNYRKVPGVSAATILGDGSVALILDIPDLHRLSQSKKASDAVARNSTVLSSKEVSAS